The Kluyvera intermedia genome window below encodes:
- the argC gene encoding N-acetyl-gamma-glutamyl-phosphate reductase: protein MLNTLIVGASGYAGAELVTYVNRHPHMNITALTVSAQSNDAGKLISDLHPQLKGIVDLPLQPMSDISEFSAGVDVVFLATAHEVSHDLAPQFLAAGCVVFDLSGAFRVNDGAFYEKYYGFTHQHPELLAQAVYGLAEWSADALKEAKLIAVPGCYPTAAQLSLKPLIDGDLLDLNQWPVINATSGVSGAGRKAAISNSFCEVSLQPYGVFTHRHQPEIASHLGADVIFTPHLGNFARGILETITCRLKPGVTHAQVAKALQQAYADKPMVRLYDKGVPALKNVVGLPFCDIGFAVQGEHLIVVATEDNLLKGAAAQAVQCANIRFGFAETQSLI, encoded by the coding sequence ATGTTGAATACGCTGATTGTGGGCGCGAGCGGTTACGCTGGCGCAGAGCTTGTGACCTATGTAAATCGCCATCCTCATATGAACATAACCGCTTTGACGGTCTCAGCGCAAAGCAATGATGCGGGAAAGTTAATCTCCGATTTGCATCCACAGCTAAAAGGCATTGTTGATCTGCCGTTGCAGCCGATGTCAGATATCAGTGAATTCAGCGCGGGTGTGGACGTTGTTTTCCTGGCGACCGCTCATGAAGTGAGTCATGACCTGGCCCCGCAGTTCTTGGCGGCGGGTTGCGTGGTGTTCGATCTTTCCGGTGCATTCCGGGTCAACGACGGCGCCTTCTATGAAAAATATTACGGTTTCACCCATCAGCATCCAGAACTGCTGGCGCAGGCGGTGTATGGCCTGGCCGAATGGAGTGCAGATGCGCTGAAAGAGGCTAAGCTGATTGCCGTGCCGGGTTGTTATCCAACGGCGGCGCAGCTTTCCCTGAAACCTCTGATTGATGGCGATCTCCTGGATCTCAACCAGTGGCCGGTGATCAACGCCACCTCAGGCGTCAGCGGTGCCGGTCGTAAAGCGGCAATCTCCAATAGTTTTTGCGAAGTGAGCCTGCAACCGTATGGCGTGTTTACCCACCGCCATCAGCCGGAAATCGCCAGCCATCTTGGCGCAGATGTGATTTTCACCCCGCATCTGGGCAACTTTGCTCGCGGTATTCTGGAAACGATCACCTGCCGCTTGAAACCAGGCGTGACGCATGCGCAGGTAGCTAAGGCATTGCAACAGGCTTACGCCGACAAACCGATGGTGCGTTTATACGATAAAGGTGTTCCGGCACTGAAAAATGTGGTCGGGCTGCCGTTCTGCGATATCGGTTTTGCCGTTCAGGGCGAGCACCTGATTGTGGTGGCGACCGAAGACAATTTATTGAAAGGCGCTGCCGCACAGGCCGTGCAGTGCGCCAATATCCGTTTCGGCTTCGCTGAGACGCAGTCTCTTATTTAA
- the argE gene encoding acetylornithine deacetylase — protein MKNNLPPFIEIYRALIATPSISATEEALDQSNASLITLLADWFASLGFEVEVQPVPGTRNKFNLLASTGHGAGGLLLAGHTDTVPFDDGRWTRDPFTLTEHENKLYGLGTADMKGFFAFILDALRDVDVTQLKKPLYILATADEETSMAGARYFAESTELRPDCAIIGEPTSLQPVRAHKGHMSNAIRVLGQSGHSSDPARGVNAIEIMHDAIGRVMQLRDSLKERYHYEAFTVPYPTLNLGSLHGGDASNRICACCELHMDIRPLPGMTLNDLNGLLDEALEPVSAQWPGRLTISELHPPIPGYECPPDHPLVEVLEKLLGAKTEVVNYCTEAPFIQTLCPTIVLGPGSINQAHQPDEYLETRFIKPTRELITQVVHHFCWH, from the coding sequence ATGAAAAACAATTTACCCCCATTTATCGAGATTTACCGTGCGTTGATCGCCACTCCGTCCATCAGCGCAACCGAAGAAGCGCTCGATCAGAGCAATGCGTCTTTAATCACTCTGCTCGCGGATTGGTTCGCCTCTTTAGGCTTCGAAGTTGAGGTGCAGCCGGTCCCTGGCACCCGCAATAAATTCAACCTGCTCGCCAGCACTGGTCACGGCGCTGGCGGCCTGCTGCTTGCCGGCCATACCGACACCGTCCCGTTTGACGATGGCCGCTGGACGCGCGATCCGTTTACCCTCACCGAGCATGAAAACAAGCTCTACGGTTTGGGTACTGCCGATATGAAAGGTTTCTTTGCGTTTATTCTCGACGCATTGCGCGATGTTGATGTGACGCAGTTGAAAAAGCCGCTCTACATCCTGGCGACCGCCGATGAAGAGACCAGCATGGCCGGCGCGCGCTACTTTGCCGAGTCCACCGAACTGCGCCCGGATTGCGCCATCATCGGCGAGCCCACCTCGCTGCAACCGGTGCGGGCGCACAAAGGCCATATGTCGAATGCGATTCGTGTATTGGGCCAGTCCGGCCACTCAAGCGACCCGGCACGCGGTGTTAACGCCATTGAAATTATGCACGACGCAATTGGCCGGGTGATGCAACTGCGCGACTCTCTGAAAGAACGCTATCACTATGAAGCGTTCACCGTTCCTTACCCGACGCTCAACCTCGGCAGCCTTCACGGCGGCGATGCCTCCAACCGCATTTGTGCCTGCTGCGAACTGCATATGGATATTCGCCCGCTGCCGGGCATGACCTTAAACGATCTCAACGGCCTGCTGGATGAAGCGCTGGAGCCGGTGAGCGCACAGTGGCCGGGGCGTCTGACCATCAGCGAACTGCACCCGCCGATTCCAGGCTATGAATGTCCGCCGGATCACCCACTGGTCGAGGTGCTGGAAAAACTGCTCGGCGCGAAAACCGAAGTGGTGAACTACTGCACCGAAGCACCGTTTATCCAGACCCTGTGCCCAACCATCGTCTTAGGCCCAGGTTCGATTAATCAGGCCCACCAGCCGGACGAATACCTGGAAACGCGCTTTATTAAACCAACGCGAGAATTAATTACTCAGGTGGTGCATCACTTCTGCTGGCACTAA
- the ppc gene encoding phosphoenolpyruvate carboxylase — protein sequence MNEQYSALRSNVSMLGKVLGDTIKDALGENILDRVETIRKLSKSSRAGNEANRQELLTTLQNLSNDELLPVARAFSQFLNLANTAEQYHSISPKGEAASNPEVIARTLRKLKDQPNLNETIIKQAVESLSLELVLTAHPTEITRRTLIHKMGEINNCLKQLDNSDIADYERHQVMRRLRQLIAQSWHTDEIRKNRPSPVDEAKWGFAVVENSLWEGVPNYLRELNEQLEENLGYKLPVDFVPVRFTSWMGGDRDGNPNVTAEITRHVLLLSRWKATDLFLKDIQILISELSMVECTDELRERVGEEGATEPYRYLMKTLRGQLMATQAWLEARLKGQRLPKPAGLISQNEQLWEPLYACYESLQACGMSIIANGELLDTLRRVKCFGVPLVRIDVRQESTRHTEALGELTRYLGIGDYESWSEADKQAFLIRELNSKRPLLPRSWEPSNDTREVLNTCKAIVDAPQGSVAAYVISMAKTPSDVLAVHLLLKEAGITFALPVAPLFETLDDLNNADDVMTQLLSIDWYRGFISGKQMVMIGYSDSAKDAGVMAASWAQYQAQDALIKTCEKAGIELTLFHGRGGSIGRGGAPAHAALLSQPPGSLKGGLRVTEQGEMIRFKYGLPEITVSSLSLYTSAILEANLLPPPEPKEEWRGIMDELSDISCEMYRGYVRENKDFVPYFRSATPEQELGKLPLGSRPAKRRATGGVESLRAIPWIFAWTQNRLMLPAWLGAGAALQKVVEDGKQSKLETMCRDWPFFSTRLGMLEMVYSKADLWLAEYYDQRLVKPELWVLGTELRDLLEADIKVVLDIANDAHLMADLPWIAESIQLRNIYTDPLNVLQAELLHRSRQAEEQGLEPDHNVEQALMVTIAGVAAGMRNTG from the coding sequence ATGAACGAACAATATTCCGCGTTGCGTAGTAATGTCAGTATGCTCGGTAAAGTGCTAGGCGATACCATCAAGGATGCGCTTGGTGAGAACATTCTTGACCGTGTCGAAACGATCCGTAAGTTGTCCAAATCTTCTCGTGCGGGCAACGAAGCCAACCGCCAGGAGCTGCTGACCACCTTACAGAACCTGTCTAATGATGAACTGCTGCCGGTCGCCCGCGCATTCAGCCAGTTCCTGAATTTGGCTAACACCGCTGAGCAATACCACAGCATTTCGCCAAAAGGCGAAGCGGCGAGCAACCCGGAAGTGATTGCCCGTACCCTGCGTAAACTCAAAGACCAACCCAATCTCAACGAAACTATCATTAAGCAGGCCGTTGAATCTCTGTCGCTGGAGCTGGTACTGACCGCGCACCCGACCGAAATCACTCGCCGTACGCTTATCCACAAGATGGGCGAAATCAATAACTGCTTAAAACAGCTCGATAACTCCGATATCGCCGACTATGAGCGCCATCAGGTAATGCGCCGCTTGCGCCAGCTGATTGCCCAGTCCTGGCATACGGACGAAATTCGTAAGAACCGCCCAAGCCCGGTTGATGAAGCAAAATGGGGCTTTGCGGTTGTCGAAAATAGCTTGTGGGAAGGTGTGCCAAACTACCTGCGCGAGCTAAATGAACAACTCGAAGAGAACCTCGGCTATAAATTGCCGGTGGATTTCGTGCCTGTACGCTTCACCTCCTGGATGGGAGGCGACCGCGACGGTAACCCGAACGTGACTGCCGAAATCACCCGTCATGTACTGCTACTGAGCCGCTGGAAAGCAACAGATCTGTTCTTAAAAGATATTCAAATCCTGATTTCTGAGCTGTCGATGGTTGAATGTACCGACGAGCTGCGCGAACGCGTTGGTGAAGAGGGTGCAACCGAACCGTATCGCTACCTGATGAAAACGCTGCGCGGTCAATTGATGGCCACGCAGGCCTGGCTGGAAGCTCGACTGAAAGGCCAGAGATTGCCGAAACCGGCCGGCCTGATAAGCCAGAACGAGCAGCTTTGGGAACCCCTGTACGCTTGTTATGAATCCCTGCAAGCCTGCGGCATGAGCATCATCGCTAACGGTGAATTGCTCGACACCCTACGCCGGGTGAAATGTTTTGGCGTACCGCTGGTGCGTATCGACGTGCGTCAGGAAAGCACCCGTCACACCGAAGCGCTGGGCGAACTGACCCGCTATCTGGGCATCGGCGACTACGAAAGCTGGTCAGAAGCCGACAAACAAGCGTTCCTTATCCGCGAACTGAATTCTAAACGCCCTCTGCTACCGCGTAGCTGGGAGCCAAGCAACGACACTCGCGAAGTGCTCAACACCTGTAAAGCGATTGTTGATGCACCGCAGGGTTCGGTTGCTGCCTACGTTATCTCGATGGCGAAAACACCGTCCGACGTGCTGGCCGTTCACCTACTTCTAAAAGAAGCCGGAATCACCTTCGCGCTGCCAGTTGCCCCGCTGTTCGAAACGCTGGACGACCTGAACAACGCCGACGATGTGATGACCCAACTGCTGAGCATCGACTGGTATCGCGGTTTTATTTCGGGCAAACAGATGGTGATGATTGGCTATTCCGACTCCGCGAAAGATGCGGGCGTGATGGCAGCCTCCTGGGCGCAATACCAGGCACAGGATGCGCTGATTAAAACCTGCGAAAAAGCCGGTATCGAGCTGACATTGTTCCACGGACGCGGCGGTTCTATCGGTCGTGGCGGCGCACCGGCTCATGCTGCGCTGCTGTCACAGCCTCCGGGCAGCCTGAAAGGCGGCCTGCGCGTCACCGAACAGGGTGAGATGATCCGCTTCAAATACGGCCTGCCGGAAATTACCGTCAGCAGCCTGTCGCTGTACACCAGCGCCATTCTGGAAGCTAACCTCCTGCCGCCGCCAGAGCCAAAAGAAGAGTGGCGCGGCATCATGGACGAGCTGTCGGATATCTCCTGCGAGATGTACCGTGGCTACGTGCGTGAAAACAAAGATTTCGTGCCTTACTTCCGTTCCGCAACGCCAGAACAGGAACTGGGCAAGCTGCCGTTAGGCTCTCGTCCAGCGAAACGTCGCGCAACCGGCGGCGTTGAGTCCCTTCGCGCCATTCCATGGATCTTCGCCTGGACCCAGAACCGTCTGATGCTGCCTGCCTGGCTGGGTGCCGGTGCGGCGCTGCAAAAAGTGGTTGAAGATGGCAAACAGAGCAAGTTGGAAACCATGTGCCGCGACTGGCCATTCTTCTCTACCCGCCTGGGTATGCTGGAGATGGTGTATTCCAAGGCCGACCTGTGGCTGGCGGAATACTACGATCAGCGCCTGGTGAAACCAGAGCTGTGGGTGCTCGGCACCGAGCTTCGTGATCTGCTGGAAGCCGATATCAAAGTGGTATTGGATATCGCCAACGATGCGCATCTGATGGCCGACCTGCCGTGGATTGCTGAGTCAATCCAGTTGCGTAACATCTACACCGACCCATTAAACGTTCTGCAAGCCGAGTTGCTGCACCGTTCACGCCAAGCGGAAGAACAAGGTCTGGAACCGGATCATAACGTTGAACAGGCGCTGATGGTCACCATCGCAGGCGTAGCTGCGGGTATGCGTAACACCGGTTAA
- a CDS encoding helix-turn-helix transcriptional regulator: MFFDINPLLSHIASGTTPLQKIWFAASHTSTPEMAFQVDFPRLEIVLSGQLADAGLHGDNVHMSGMDALYVPAGGWNFPLWHHPATTLSILFGKQQLGFSVQQWDGNQLKNVSKQHVARRGPRIGSFLLQTMSEIQMQQQEQQTARLIATSLISHCADLLSSQIQTASRSQALFDAIREYIDTHFAEPLTRESVAQAFYISPNYLSHLFQKSGIMGFNEYLNHTRLEHARRLLKGYDMKVKEIAHSCGFVDSNYFCRLFRKNTDRSPSEYRRQYHSQLTTTE, translated from the coding sequence ATGTTTTTCGACATCAACCCACTGCTTTCCCACATCGCATCAGGCACCACCCCGCTGCAAAAAATCTGGTTTGCCGCAAGCCACACCTCCACACCAGAGATGGCCTTTCAGGTCGATTTTCCTCGTCTGGAGATTGTGCTTTCCGGGCAACTGGCGGATGCCGGGCTTCATGGTGATAACGTCCACATGAGTGGGATGGATGCGCTGTATGTCCCGGCCGGCGGCTGGAACTTCCCGCTATGGCATCACCCCGCAACAACCCTGAGCATACTGTTTGGTAAGCAACAGTTGGGATTTAGCGTGCAGCAGTGGGATGGTAATCAGTTGAAAAACGTGTCGAAACAGCACGTTGCGCGCCGTGGGCCACGTATAGGATCGTTTCTGTTGCAAACCATGAGCGAAATCCAGATGCAGCAACAGGAACAACAAACGGCCCGGCTCATTGCCACCAGCCTGATTAGCCACTGCGCCGATCTGCTGAGCAGCCAGATCCAAACCGCCTCCCGCAGTCAGGCACTGTTCGACGCTATCCGTGAATATATTGATACCCACTTTGCCGAGCCGCTCACCCGTGAGTCAGTGGCGCAAGCGTTCTATATCTCACCGAACTACCTGTCGCATCTGTTCCAGAAAAGCGGAATTATGGGATTTAATGAATACCTCAATCACACCCGCCTGGAGCATGCCAGACGGCTGTTGAAGGGGTACGATATGAAGGTTAAAGAGATAGCTCACAGCTGCGGCTTTGTCGACAGCAACTATTTCTGTCGCCTGTTTCGTAAAAATACCGACCGTTCACCGTCGGAATATCGCCGCCAGTATCATAGTCAACTGACTACGACAGAATAA
- a CDS encoding PTS fructose-like transporter subunit IIB, producing MTATSGRMLVAVTACVSGVAHTYMAAERLEKLCQQEKWSIKIETQGALGIENALTEDDIRRADVVLLITDIELNGAERFTQSRYVQSGISAFLREPQKVMSSVRKLLSAPQHTHIILS from the coding sequence ATGACAGCAACGAGCGGACGAATGTTAGTGGCGGTAACCGCCTGCGTAAGCGGGGTCGCTCATACCTATATGGCGGCTGAACGTCTGGAAAAACTCTGCCAGCAGGAAAAATGGTCGATCAAAATTGAAACTCAGGGGGCGCTGGGAATTGAGAATGCGCTGACTGAGGACGATATTCGCCGTGCGGATGTGGTGTTGCTGATTACTGACATTGAACTTAACGGCGCGGAAAGATTTACCCAGAGTCGCTATGTACAGTCGGGGATCAGCGCTTTTCTACGTGAGCCGCAGAAGGTAATGAGTTCGGTGCGCAAACTGCTTTCCGCACCACAGCACACGCATATTATTCTGTCGTAG
- a CDS encoding PTS fructose-like transporter subunit IIB, with amino-acid sequence MTNIIAVTACPSGVAHTYMAAEALESAAKSKGWNVKVETQGSIGQENELTASDVEAADMVILTKDIGIKAEERFAGKTIVRVNISDAVKRADAIMNKIEAHLAQSA; translated from the coding sequence ATGACCAATATTATTGCGGTAACGGCTTGTCCTTCCGGCGTGGCACATACCTACATGGCAGCGGAAGCGCTGGAGAGTGCAGCGAAATCTAAAGGTTGGAATGTGAAGGTAGAGACGCAGGGGTCGATTGGTCAGGAGAATGAACTGACGGCAAGCGACGTTGAAGCGGCGGATATGGTGATTCTGACCAAGGATATCGGGATTAAAGCGGAAGAACGTTTTGCAGGGAAAACCATTGTGCGGGTTAATATTAGTGATGCGGTAAAGCGCGCTGACGCTATTATGAATAAAATTGAGGCACACTTAGCGCAGAGTGCGTAA
- a CDS encoding PTS fructose transporter subunit EIIC has translation MKELVQILKNTRQHLMTGVSHMIPFVVAGGILLAVSVMLYGKGAVPDALTDPNLKKLFDIGVAGLTLMVPFLAAYIGYSIAERSALAPCAIGAWVGNSFGAGFFGALIAGIIGGIVVYYLKKIPVHKVLRSVMPIFVIPIAGTLITAGIMMWGLGEPVGMLTTSLTQWLQGMQQGSIVVLAVIMGLMLAFDMGGPVNKVAYAFMLICVSQGVYTVVAIAAVGICVPPLGLGLATLINRKNFNSEEREAGKAALVMGCVGVTEGAIPFAASDPLRVIPSIMLGSVCGTVTAALMGAQCYAGWGGLIVLPVVEGKLGYLLAIVVGAVVTAVSVNLLKSLARKNKKAVVEKEDDLDLDFEIN, from the coding sequence ATGAAAGAATTGGTGCAGATACTCAAAAACACCCGCCAGCATTTGATGACTGGCGTGTCGCACATGATCCCGTTTGTCGTAGCGGGCGGCATTTTACTGGCGGTCTCCGTCATGCTGTACGGCAAAGGTGCCGTGCCGGATGCGTTAACCGACCCTAACCTGAAAAAACTCTTTGATATCGGCGTCGCGGGCCTGACGCTGATGGTGCCATTCCTCGCGGCTTACATCGGTTACTCCATTGCGGAACGTTCTGCGCTGGCGCCTTGTGCCATTGGGGCCTGGGTCGGTAATAGCTTCGGTGCAGGCTTCTTTGGCGCGCTGATTGCCGGGATTATCGGCGGTATCGTGGTGTATTACTTGAAGAAAATCCCGGTGCATAAGGTGCTGCGCTCGGTGATGCCAATCTTCGTGATTCCCATTGCAGGTACGCTGATTACGGCGGGCATCATGATGTGGGGGTTGGGCGAGCCGGTGGGGATGCTGACGACCAGTCTGACCCAGTGGCTGCAAGGGATGCAACAGGGCAGCATTGTGGTACTGGCGGTGATTATGGGCCTGATGCTGGCGTTCGATATGGGCGGCCCGGTGAACAAAGTGGCCTACGCCTTCATGCTGATTTGTGTCTCTCAGGGGGTCTATACCGTAGTGGCAATTGCCGCTGTCGGTATCTGTGTACCGCCGCTGGGCCTGGGTCTGGCAACGCTGATTAACCGTAAAAACTTCAATAGTGAAGAACGTGAGGCCGGTAAAGCCGCGTTAGTTATGGGCTGTGTGGGCGTGACCGAAGGGGCGATTCCCTTCGCAGCCTCCGACCCGCTGCGCGTGATTCCCTCCATCATGCTGGGTTCCGTGTGCGGCACGGTAACCGCCGCGCTGATGGGCGCACAGTGTTATGCCGGATGGGGCGGCCTGATCGTCCTGCCGGTAGTGGAAGGTAAGCTGGGGTATCTGCTGGCGATTGTCGTCGGTGCGGTGGTGACGGCTGTTAGCGTAAATCTGCTGAAAAGCCTGGCGCGTAAGAACAAGAAAGCGGTTGTTGAGAAAGAAGACGACCTGGATTTGGATTTCGAAATTAACTAA
- the ptsP gene encoding phosphoenolpyruvate--protein phosphotransferase: MTLVVEFVCELPNGVHARPASHVETLCNTFSCDIEWHNLRSDRKGNAKSALAIIGTDTLAGDSCQLLVSGADEQAVHLRLSRWIKEEFPLCDAPLAQVACVEQEALPESLTRLDPTLFRAQPVCSGSAGGVLTRLAALDLNNLGELPPTKSPEQEQSELDSGLTLLVKTLELRLLENDSTASAILEAHRSLATDTSLRQHLLAGINSGLSCAEAIIDSTQHFCAEFAHSSSSYLQERALDMRDVGFQLLQHIYGEQRFPAPGQLTQPAICMAEELTPSQFLELDKTLLKGLLLQSGGTTSHTVILARSFNIPTLVGVDIDALESWQNQPVYLDGNAGAVVVAPTEAIARYYQQEARVQAAIREQQSVWLNKEARTADGIRLEVAANIAHSVEAQAAFGNGAEAVGLFRTEMLYMDRTSEPSESELYNIFCQALESADGRSIIIRTMDIGGDKPVDYLNIPAENNPFLGYRAVRIYEEYSGLFTTQLRAILRASAHGSLKIMIPMISSMEEILWVKEKVAEAKQQLRNEHVPFDERIPLGIMLEVPSVMFIIDQCCEEIDFFSIGSNDLTQYLLAVDRDNAKVTRHYNSLNPAFLRALDFAVQAVHRQGKWIGLCGELGAKGSVLPLLVGLGMDEISMSAPSIPATKARLAQLDSRACRQLLNQAMACRTSLEVEHLLAQFRMSQQDAPLITPRCISLDNDWRSKEEVIKGMTDNLLLAGRCRYPRKLEADLWAREAVFSTGLGFSFAIPHSKSEHIEQSTISVARLPAPVVWGDEEAQFIIMLTLNKHAAGDQHMRIFSRLARRIMHAEFRNSLVNAASADAIASLLQHELEL, from the coding sequence ATGACGTTGGTTGTTGAATTTGTCTGCGAATTACCGAATGGCGTGCACGCTCGCCCTGCCAGCCATGTCGAGACGCTGTGCAACACATTTAGCTGCGATATCGAATGGCATAACCTGCGCAGTGACCGTAAGGGCAATGCCAAAAGCGCGCTAGCGATTATCGGTACCGATACGCTCGCGGGTGATAGCTGCCAGTTATTAGTTAGCGGTGCGGATGAGCAGGCCGTGCACCTTCGCCTCAGCCGCTGGATAAAAGAGGAATTCCCGCTATGTGACGCCCCCCTGGCGCAAGTCGCCTGCGTTGAGCAGGAAGCACTACCGGAATCCTTAACCCGTCTCGATCCGACGCTTTTCCGCGCCCAGCCGGTCTGTAGCGGTAGCGCAGGCGGTGTTCTCACCCGCCTGGCCGCGCTCGATCTGAATAATCTCGGCGAACTTCCCCCAACAAAAAGCCCGGAGCAGGAACAATCAGAGCTGGATAGCGGCCTGACCCTGCTCGTCAAAACGCTTGAACTGCGTCTACTGGAAAACGACAGCACCGCCAGTGCGATTCTGGAAGCTCACCGCTCGCTGGCAACCGATACTTCACTGCGCCAGCATCTGCTCGCGGGCATCAATAGTGGTTTGAGCTGTGCCGAAGCGATTATCGACAGCACCCAACATTTCTGCGCCGAGTTCGCACATTCCAGCAGCAGCTATCTACAAGAACGCGCGCTGGACATGCGTGATGTTGGCTTCCAGTTGCTCCAGCATATTTACGGCGAGCAGCGCTTCCCGGCACCCGGTCAATTAACTCAACCCGCTATCTGTATGGCGGAAGAGCTGACGCCAAGTCAGTTCCTTGAACTGGATAAAACCTTACTCAAAGGCCTGCTACTGCAAAGCGGCGGCACTACTTCGCACACGGTGATTCTCGCGCGTTCCTTTAATATTCCAACACTTGTTGGTGTCGATATTGATGCCCTTGAATCCTGGCAGAATCAGCCGGTCTATCTTGACGGTAATGCCGGTGCCGTGGTTGTCGCGCCAACGGAAGCCATCGCCCGCTATTATCAGCAAGAAGCGCGCGTACAGGCGGCTATCCGCGAACAACAGAGCGTGTGGTTGAACAAAGAGGCGCGTACCGCCGACGGTATTCGTCTGGAAGTTGCCGCCAATATCGCCCACTCGGTGGAGGCCCAGGCAGCGTTTGGCAATGGCGCAGAAGCGGTCGGCCTGTTCCGTACCGAAATGCTCTATATGGACCGCACCAGTGAACCGAGCGAAAGTGAGTTGTACAACATTTTCTGCCAGGCGCTGGAATCCGCAGACGGGCGCAGCATCATTATCCGCACCATGGATATCGGCGGCGATAAGCCTGTGGATTACCTAAATATTCCAGCGGAAAACAACCCATTCCTCGGCTACCGCGCGGTGCGTATTTACGAAGAATACTCAGGTCTATTTACCACGCAGCTACGCGCCATTTTGCGCGCCTCCGCACACGGCAGCCTGAAAATCATGATTCCGATGATCTCCTCCATGGAAGAGATCCTGTGGGTCAAAGAGAAAGTCGCCGAAGCCAAACAACAGCTACGCAACGAGCACGTCCCGTTTGATGAGCGCATTCCGTTGGGCATTATGCTGGAAGTACCGTCAGTGATGTTTATCATCGACCAGTGCTGTGAAGAGATTGATTTCTTTAGCATTGGCAGCAACGACCTGACGCAATACCTGCTGGCGGTCGACCGTGATAACGCCAAAGTCACTCGCCATTACAACAGTCTGAATCCGGCCTTCCTGCGCGCACTCGACTTCGCCGTCCAGGCGGTTCACCGCCAGGGGAAATGGATTGGTTTATGCGGAGAGCTGGGGGCGAAAGGCTCGGTATTGCCGCTGTTGGTTGGGCTGGGAATGGATGAAATCAGCATGAGCGCGCCGTCAATTCCGGCGACCAAAGCACGTTTGGCGCAGCTCGACAGCCGTGCCTGCCGACAGTTGCTCAACCAGGCAATGGCCTGTCGCACCTCGCTGGAAGTAGAACACCTGCTCGCCCAGTTCCGCATGAGCCAGCAAGACGCCCCGCTGATTACCCCGCGCTGTATTTCGCTGGATAACGACTGGCGCAGCAAAGAAGAAGTGATCAAGGGCATGACTGATAACCTGCTCCTCGCCGGGCGCTGCCGCTATCCGCGTAAACTGGAAGCTGATTTATGGGCACGCGAAGCCGTCTTCTCGACCGGTCTGGGCTTTAGTTTCGCCATTCCACACAGCAAGTCCGAACATATCGAGCAGTCGACCATCAGCGTCGCCCGCCTGCCCGCCCCGGTCGTCTGGGGTGATGAAGAGGCGCAGTTCATCATTATGCTGACGCTCAACAAACATGCCGCCGGTGACCAGCATATGCGCATCTTCTCGCGCCTGGCTCGCCGCATTATGCATGCCGAATTCCGCAACTCTCTGGTCAACGCCGCCTCTGCCGACGCCATTGCCAGCCTGCTGCAACACGAACTGGAACTTTAA
- the fsa gene encoding fructose-6-phosphate aldolase, with translation MELYLDTANVQEVERLARIFPIAGVTTNPSIVAASRESIWDVLPRLKKAVGENGTLFAQTMSRDADGMVAEARKLNEAIPGIVVKVPVTAEGLAAIKLLKKEGIPTLGTAVYSASQGLLAALAGAKYVAPYVNRVDAQGGDGIRMVQELQSLLELHAPESKVLAASFKTPRQALDCLLTGCEAITLPLDVAQQMLGTPAVESAIDKFEQDWKNAFGHLNL, from the coding sequence ATGGAACTGTATCTGGATACCGCCAATGTGCAGGAAGTTGAACGCCTGGCCCGAATTTTCCCAATTGCTGGCGTGACCACCAACCCGAGTATCGTAGCGGCCAGCCGTGAATCTATCTGGGACGTGCTGCCACGATTGAAAAAAGCAGTGGGCGAAAACGGGACGCTGTTTGCCCAGACCATGAGCCGCGATGCCGACGGCATGGTCGCCGAGGCACGTAAACTCAACGAAGCTATCCCGGGTATCGTCGTTAAAGTCCCGGTCACTGCTGAAGGATTAGCCGCTATTAAGCTGCTGAAAAAAGAGGGCATTCCCACACTTGGCACCGCCGTTTACAGCGCTTCGCAGGGGCTGCTAGCCGCGCTGGCGGGAGCCAAATACGTTGCGCCTTACGTTAACCGCGTGGACGCCCAGGGGGGCGACGGCATCCGCATGGTACAAGAACTGCAATCCTTACTGGAACTGCACGCGCCGGAAAGCAAAGTACTGGCTGCCAGCTTTAAAACACCTCGCCAGGCACTGGACTGTTTATTGACGGGATGCGAAGCCATCACCCTTCCTTTAGATGTAGCGCAACAAATGCTCGGCACACCCGCTGTAGAGTCAGCGATAGATAAGTTTGAGCAAGACTGGAAAAACGCATTTGGTCATCTGAACCTGTAA